In Penaeus monodon isolate SGIC_2016 chromosome 7, NSTDA_Pmon_1, whole genome shotgun sequence, the following are encoded in one genomic region:
- the LOC119575084 gene encoding methionine synthase reductase-like: MKEIGTTHNGFLLLYASQKGNAKAIAEDLAEQCESKGLICELRCCSELGKTFSLEETRCLVLVGSTTGDGEPPDTARKFWRQLHKKGQPSNVFGHLSYSILGLGDTNYTNFCNFGKTIDQKLQDLGGKRFYPCGWADDGTGLEIVVEPWIEGLFPALQKHFDKMAEVVNACNQVEVVDNSSTMEQVNTNRNSVNKAPTGDDPSLSQNVLSLKSEESLKAEHITEDKEIKSSSQNSSDNILKGDIVSEDTYTRIAKKYNLDFLSRDELQCLPVRSCTLPADAKITLPVLPSDYLMIKYLENSEQESGSEHAPALPSAASELIKTSVSSIRKLTQHNSVKTALEVSLTVPESINSFDYEPGDSFGIIVQNREEEVELFLSLLGISDVAEKTYELSVDPNTKKKGAAIPKYIPVRSSLHYVFRSCVDIRSVPKKPLLRILVQYTSDPIEKRRLQELVSKECASEYVKCVREQGLTLLDLLCIFQTCKPPVTTLLEHLPQLLPRAYSITSSPLVDSKKISFVFNVVDIPKEKATTFSRKGICTGWLASLYRSVEMSKLEQSLEVLSIKDKGPVCVPIYLRTNQNFRLSADVSSPIIMIGPGTGVAPFVGFLQHRHKLQIDSPDISFGESWLFYGCRHKERDYLYREELEKFRDSKILSNLIVSFSRDNSPPSSPRYVQDNIIKYGVEITSLITDKAAIVYVCGDARNMSKDVFDTFVSILKQHRCLTEIEARRYMAQMQLEKRYLQDVWS; the protein is encoded by the exons atgaaggaaattgGAACGACACACAATGGGTTTCTCCTCCTTTACGCGTCACAGAAAGGGAACGCGAAAGCCATAGCAGAAGACTTGGCCGAGCAGTGTGAATCCAAAGGCCTGATCTGTGAACTGAGATGTTGTAGTGAGCTTGGCAAGACCTTCAGCCTTGAAGAAACTCGGTGTCTTGTGCTGGTTGGATCCACAACGG GTGACGGTGAACCTCCAGACACAGCGCGCAAGTTCTGGCGTCAGTTGCACAAGAAAGGTCAACCTAGCAATGTATTTGGTCACCTGTCTTATAGCATACTAGGACTAGGTGACACCAATTACactaatttttgtaattttggcAAAACCATTGATCAGAAGCTCCAGGATCTAGGTGGTAAAAG ATTTTATCCATGCGGATGGGCTGATGATGGCACTGGCCTTGAAATTGTGGTAGAACCATGGATTGAGGGACTTTTTCCTGCACTACAAAAACATTTTGACAAGATGGCTGAGGTGGTAAATGCATGTAATCAAGTAGAAGTTGTAGATAACTCCAGCACTATGGAGCAGGTGAATACTAACAGGAACAGTGTCAATAAGGCCCCTACTGGTGATGATCCTTCTCTTTCCCAAAATGTTCTATCATTGAAAAGTGAAGAGTCTTTAAAGGCTGAACATATTActgaagataaagaaataaaaagttctTCACAGAACAGCAGTGATAATATTCTAAAGGGGGACATAGTAAGCGAAGATACTTATACAAGAATAGCCAAAAAATATAACTTAGATTTTTTGTCACGTGATGAATTGCAGTGCCTTCCAGTGAGATCTTGTACTTTACCTGCAGATGCAAAAATAACCTTACCTGTTCTCCCATCAGACTATTTGATGATAAAGTACTTGGAAAATAGTGAACAGGAATCAGGTTCTGAACATGCACCAGCCTTACCCAGTGCTGCATCAGAATTAATTAAGACAAGTGTGAGTTCTATTAGAAAATTAACACAACATAATTCTGTGAAAACTGCTCTAGAAGTTAGTCTAACAGTTCCTGAATCCATAAATAGCTTTGATTATGAGCCAGGAGACTCATTTGGGATCATTGTGCAGAAtagggaggaagaagtagaactGTTTCTCTCTTTGCTGGGTATTAGTGATGTAGCTGAAAAAACATATGAACTCTCAGTTGATCCAAACACCAAGAAAAAAGGGGCtgcaataccaaaatatatacCTGTTAGGAGTTCTCTTCATTACGTTTTTCGGTCCTGTGTTGACATTAGATCAGTTCCTAAGAAACCTTTGTTGAGAATATTAGTCCAGTATACATCAGATCCCATAGAAAAGAGACGGTTGCAAGAACTAGTAAGTAAAGAATGTGCAAGTGAGTATGTAAAGTGTGTAAGAGAACAAGGGCTTACATTGTTAGATTTATTGTGCATTTTCCAAACATGTAAGCCACCAGTTACAACACTCCTTGAACATTTGCCGCAGCTGCTACCCAGGGCATATTCAATCACTTCTTCCCCACTTGTTGAttctaaaaaaatatcttttgtaTTTAATGTTGTTGATATTCCAAAAGAGAAGGCTACTACCTTTTCCAGGAAAGGCATTTGCACAGGCTGGCTTGCCTCTTTATACAGATCTGTTGAAATGTCTAAACTAGAACAGTCTCTGGAAGTTTTGTCAATCAAAGACAAAGGTCCAGTATGTGTACCTATATACCTTCGGACCAATCAGAATTTCCGCCTCTCAGCAGATGTTTCAAGCCCAATTATAATGATTGGTCCAGGCACAGGAGTGGCACCATTTGTAGGTTTCCTACAGCATAGACATAAACTCCAGATAGATTCTCCAGACATCTCCTTTGGTGAATCATGGCTCTTTTATGGATGCCGTCATAAAGAAAGAGATTATCTGTATCGTGAGGAGCTGGAAAAGTTCAGAGATAGTAAAATCTTGAGTAATTTGATCGTCTCCTTTTCTCGAGACAATAGTCCTCCAAGCAGTCCAAGATATGTGCAAGACAATATTATCAAATATGGTGTGGAAATAACATCATTGATTACTGATAAAGCAGCTATTGTTTATGTTTGTGGAGATGCACGCAACATGTCAAAGGATGTGTTTGACACTTTTGTTTCCATACTTAAGCAACACAGGTGCCTAACAGAAATTGAAGCGAGAAGATATATGGCACAAATGCAACTTGAAAAGAGATATTTACAGGATGTTTGGTCATAG
- the LOC119575083 gene encoding fas apoptotic inhibitory molecule 1-like isoform X1 encodes METVFQVGMGGDLVALWEVRLSDGVHKVGFEHGTTTGRRVLWVDGEEKVHHDWMFKLVGSEVFQIGDTKCVIKIEPVGGFSYEYSLEVNGKSYKKFTENQSKILKTWLLPLEGSYMRVVLEKDTLDVWVNGKKLDTAGEFVDDGTETHFDLGGHPAYIKAVSSGNRREGIIHTLIVDNTEIPESVE; translated from the exons ATGGAGACTGTTTTCCAG GTGGGAATGGGAGGGGATTTGGTAGCCCTTTGGGAAGTTCGCCTCAGCGATGGGGTACATAAAGTGGGATTCGAACATGGCACCACAACAGGCCGGAGAGTATTGTGGGTAGATGGAGAG gaGAAGGTTCATCATGACTGGATGTTCAAGTTAGTTGGCTCAGAAGTATTTCAAATTGGTGACACTAAATGTGTTATCAAAATTGAACCTGTTGGAGGTTTCTCTTATGAGTACTCCCTTGAG GTAAATGGCAAAAGTTATAAGAAGTTTACAGAAAACCAGAGTAAAATACTGAAGACATGGCTGTTACCACTGGAAGGTTCATACATGCGAGTGGTCTTGGAGAAAGATACTTTGGATGTTTGGGTTAATGGGAAGAAATTAGATACTGCA GGTGAGTTTGTAGATGATGGCACTGAAACACACTTTGATCTTGGAGGCCATCCAGCATACATAAAGGCTGTGAGCAGTGGCAACCGAAGGGAAGGCATCATTCACACACTTATCGTTGACAATACTGAAATACCAGAGTCGGTGGAGTAA
- the LOC119575083 gene encoding fas apoptotic inhibitory molecule 1-like isoform X2: protein MGGDLVALWEVRLSDGVHKVGFEHGTTTGRRVLWVDGEEKVHHDWMFKLVGSEVFQIGDTKCVIKIEPVGGFSYEYSLEVNGKSYKKFTENQSKILKTWLLPLEGSYMRVVLEKDTLDVWVNGKKLDTAGEFVDDGTETHFDLGGHPAYIKAVSSGNRREGIIHTLIVDNTEIPESVE, encoded by the exons ATGGGAGGGGATTTGGTAGCCCTTTGGGAAGTTCGCCTCAGCGATGGGGTACATAAAGTGGGATTCGAACATGGCACCACAACAGGCCGGAGAGTATTGTGGGTAGATGGAGAG gaGAAGGTTCATCATGACTGGATGTTCAAGTTAGTTGGCTCAGAAGTATTTCAAATTGGTGACACTAAATGTGTTATCAAAATTGAACCTGTTGGAGGTTTCTCTTATGAGTACTCCCTTGAG GTAAATGGCAAAAGTTATAAGAAGTTTACAGAAAACCAGAGTAAAATACTGAAGACATGGCTGTTACCACTGGAAGGTTCATACATGCGAGTGGTCTTGGAGAAAGATACTTTGGATGTTTGGGTTAATGGGAAGAAATTAGATACTGCA GGTGAGTTTGTAGATGATGGCACTGAAACACACTTTGATCTTGGAGGCCATCCAGCATACATAAAGGCTGTGAGCAGTGGCAACCGAAGGGAAGGCATCATTCACACACTTATCGTTGACAATACTGAAATACCAGAGTCGGTGGAGTAA